From the Teredinibacter turnerae T7901 genome, one window contains:
- a CDS encoding ABC transporter permease: protein MMKTWIFFKLRMLQLKYDKTALFFCYVFPVILLLGIGYPLQLQSDPKIEVYYQDFAANEESKATIALLDAQKLLELKPYEESIPAYEAVADNDVKRVLTILAQDKQPDLTAYGVDLEPAQVANEKLSTISLHLIKNDIDENRIENAALASAIDQLVSGDTEIELDQYTLKSDRLTSYLVTLLPGLIGLTLMIIGFNGFGSVLIEEEHHGLFKNIKTIDVSPVPFLAGLFLSRLLVSHSVAIGLCLVAMLVFGIKFDFNIPMFFLVVTLGSIAFLGIGLFIATVSPSTTAFNGIVNFVQMPFIVLGGVFFSVSLFPDWLQYIALAIPLTQLNVAMQKVLFEPNDMSVISSMSLELVVLFSWCIVSVVISKMKFKW, encoded by the coding sequence ATGATGAAGACGTGGATATTTTTCAAACTCCGAATGTTGCAGCTGAAGTACGATAAGACAGCGCTTTTCTTTTGCTACGTGTTTCCGGTGATTTTACTGCTGGGTATCGGCTATCCTCTGCAGCTACAAAGCGACCCTAAAATAGAGGTGTACTATCAGGATTTTGCGGCGAACGAAGAAAGCAAAGCGACAATTGCCCTGCTAGATGCGCAGAAGCTGCTCGAGCTGAAGCCCTATGAGGAATCGATTCCCGCCTATGAGGCCGTAGCAGATAACGACGTTAAACGCGTGTTGACAATTCTGGCTCAGGACAAACAGCCGGACCTTACCGCTTACGGGGTAGATTTGGAGCCTGCGCAGGTCGCGAACGAAAAGCTGAGTACGATTTCATTGCATCTGATTAAAAACGATATTGATGAAAACCGTATAGAAAATGCCGCCTTGGCGAGCGCTATTGATCAGCTCGTCTCAGGTGATACTGAAATTGAGTTGGATCAGTACACCTTAAAAAGCGATCGCCTTACATCCTACCTGGTAACACTATTGCCGGGCCTCATTGGCTTGACTCTAATGATTATTGGCTTTAATGGGTTTGGTTCTGTGCTGATCGAGGAAGAACATCACGGTTTGTTTAAGAATATCAAAACCATTGATGTTTCCCCCGTGCCTTTTCTGGCCGGTTTGTTCTTGTCGCGCCTTTTAGTATCGCACTCGGTCGCTATTGGCTTGTGTCTGGTAGCTATGCTCGTATTCGGTATCAAGTTCGATTTTAACATTCCCATGTTTTTCCTGGTGGTGACCTTGGGAAGTATCGCTTTTTTGGGAATAGGGTTGTTTATCGCAACCGTCAGCCCATCGACAACCGCATTTAACGGAATCGTAAATTTCGTGCAGATGCCATTTATTGTTCTCGGTGGGGTGTTCTTTTCCGTGAGCTTATTTCCGGACTGGCTTCAGTACATTGCACTGGCAATTCCGTTGACTCAATTGAACGTGGCAATGCAAAAGGTGTTGTTCGAGCCGAACGACATGAGTGTAATCAGCAGTATGAGTTTGGAACTGGTAGTGCTTTTTTCTTGGTGTATCGTATCTGTGGTTATCTCAAAAATGAAATTTAAGTGGTAA
- the ectB gene encoding diaminobutyrate--2-oxoglutarate transaminase translates to MEKNLSVFEDNESQVRSYCRAFPSVFSKAKGSLLYDEFGNSYIDFLCGAGAVNYGHNNPIIKDAIMAYLDNDGIAMGLDFHTQAKREFIQTFNEQILMPRNLRYRMQFTSPTGTSVVESAIKLARKFTGRENIIAFTNGYHGMTGVSLSVTGNRYNRQAISYSSVSRLPFFGYMGEGFDEIAHYRKLLLDNSSGVDLPAAFILETVQGEGGINVASEKWLQGLMELAKEFGALVIVDDVQAGCGRTGKFFSFERAGIEPDLVCLSKSIGGFGIPMALLLFKDALDVWGAGEDNGTFRGNNMAFVAAAAMVNGYWHGFEFEQEIAQRAAIVSDFCHRMHREHSGLIKIARGLGLMQGMEFFDENLTAQISKLCFKNGLVIERAGDRDQVLKIMPALNVDLDVLRKGLDIVEYSIAESIGLSVEHFKPFGANHSVSENV, encoded by the coding sequence ATGGAAAAGAACTTGAGTGTGTTCGAAGATAATGAATCGCAAGTGAGGTCTTACTGCCGCGCCTTTCCTTCTGTTTTCTCGAAGGCGAAGGGTAGCCTTTTATACGATGAATTCGGCAATAGCTATATCGACTTCCTGTGTGGTGCGGGTGCAGTCAACTATGGCCATAACAATCCGATTATCAAAGATGCGATTATGGCATACCTCGATAATGACGGAATTGCGATGGGGTTGGATTTTCACACCCAGGCAAAGCGGGAGTTTATCCAAACCTTTAATGAACAAATTCTTATGCCCCGCAATCTTCGGTATCGCATGCAGTTTACCAGTCCGACCGGTACAAGTGTGGTCGAGTCGGCTATTAAGCTCGCACGGAAATTTACCGGTCGTGAAAATATTATCGCGTTTACCAATGGTTACCACGGCATGACCGGCGTGTCGCTCAGCGTTACCGGTAATCGATATAACCGTCAGGCAATTTCCTATAGCAGCGTGAGCCGCTTGCCATTTTTCGGCTACATGGGTGAAGGTTTCGATGAGATCGCTCACTACCGCAAACTTTTGTTGGACAATAGCTCAGGTGTCGATCTTCCCGCTGCGTTTATCCTTGAAACTGTGCAAGGCGAGGGTGGAATCAACGTCGCCAGCGAGAAATGGTTGCAAGGTTTGATGGAGCTGGCCAAGGAGTTCGGAGCGCTGGTTATCGTCGACGATGTTCAAGCGGGTTGTGGCCGAACCGGAAAATTTTTCAGTTTCGAGCGTGCAGGCATCGAGCCTGATCTGGTGTGCTTGTCCAAGTCGATTGGAGGCTTCGGCATTCCAATGGCATTGCTGCTGTTCAAAGATGCGTTGGATGTATGGGGTGCCGGCGAAGACAACGGCACCTTCCGCGGCAACAATATGGCATTTGTCGCCGCCGCTGCGATGGTTAACGGCTACTGGCATGGTTTTGAATTTGAACAAGAGATCGCACAGCGCGCTGCGATTGTGAGCGATTTTTGCCACCGTATGCACCGGGAACACTCAGGCCTGATTAAGATAGCGCGCGGTTTGGGGTTAATGCAGGGGATGGAGTTTTTTGATGAAAATCTCACTGCCCAAATATCCAAGTTGTGTTTCAAAAACGGCCTGGTAATTGAGAGAGCGGGTGATCGGGATCAAGTCCTTAAAATTATGCCTGCGCTCAACGTTGATTTGGATGTTTTGCGGAAGGGGCTTGATATTGTTGAATACTCTATTGCGGAATCGATTGGTTTGAGTGTGGAGCACTTTAAACCTTTTGGGGCTAATCACTCAGTGTCAGAGAACGTATAA